From Erwinia sp. HDF1-3R, one genomic window encodes:
- the pqiB gene encoding intermembrane transport protein PqiB — protein MKENNHDVATVDQIKRWSPVWIIPIVTVLIGAWILFYHFSHQGPLVTLITTNAEGIEGGKTTIKSRSVDVGVVQSAVLTDDLHHVEITARLNSGMEKLLKDDSAFWVVKPTIGREGVTGLGTLLSGAYIELQPGNKGEKKEEYQLLDAPPLAPPDAKGIHITLDSMKAGQLNPGDPVLFRGYRVGSVETSHFDADKRMMTYQLFVAAPYDRLITTNVRFWKDSGIAVDMSASGMRVEMGSLTTLFSGGVSFDVPDGWELGKVAENKSEFTLFDDQRSIQDSLYTVHKDFVMFFSDSIRGLQAGAPVEFRGIRLGTVAQVPFQSKEIAQRLNNDYRIPVLIRIEPDRFQSMLGKDFDIERHLKDGIKSGLRASLKSANLITGSLYIDLDFYSNAKPFTGPDTFAGYELIPTTSGGLAQIQQKLMDALDKINNLPLNPMINQATGTLKESQRTMRELQKTLDNVNQITSSQSMKDLPADMQKTLRELNRSMKGFQPGSPAYTKMVGDMQRLDQVMRELQPVLKTLNSKSNALVFQAKPGQDPQPKRAKQ, from the coding sequence TTGAAGGAAAATAATCACGACGTGGCGACGGTTGATCAAATCAAGCGCTGGTCACCCGTCTGGATAATCCCCATCGTCACCGTACTGATTGGTGCGTGGATCCTATTTTATCACTTCAGTCATCAGGGACCGCTGGTGACGCTGATAACCACCAATGCTGAGGGGATTGAAGGGGGGAAAACCACCATCAAGAGCCGCAGCGTTGACGTCGGTGTTGTGCAGAGCGCGGTACTGACGGACGATCTGCACCACGTTGAGATCACCGCCCGCCTCAATTCCGGAATGGAAAAACTGCTTAAAGACGACAGCGCCTTCTGGGTGGTCAAGCCGACCATCGGTCGTGAAGGCGTGACTGGCCTGGGTACGCTACTTTCCGGGGCCTATATCGAATTACAGCCCGGTAATAAAGGTGAAAAGAAGGAGGAGTATCAGCTGCTTGATGCCCCCCCGCTGGCGCCACCCGATGCGAAAGGGATCCATATTACGCTTGATAGCATGAAAGCGGGCCAGCTTAATCCGGGCGATCCGGTACTGTTCCGGGGCTATCGCGTAGGTTCGGTTGAAACCAGCCACTTTGATGCCGATAAGCGCATGATGACCTACCAGCTTTTTGTCGCAGCGCCTTACGATCGTCTGATTACCACTAACGTGCGCTTCTGGAAAGACAGCGGCATTGCGGTTGATATGTCAGCGTCGGGGATGCGCGTGGAAATGGGGTCGCTGACTACGCTGTTTAGCGGTGGCGTAAGCTTTGATGTGCCAGACGGGTGGGAGCTGGGCAAGGTCGCCGAGAACAAAAGCGAATTTACCCTGTTTGACGATCAGCGGAGTATCCAGGATTCGCTTTATACGGTGCACAAAGATTTCGTGATGTTCTTCAGCGATTCGATTCGCGGCCTGCAGGCGGGCGCCCCGGTTGAATTCCGCGGCATACGTCTTGGAACCGTGGCTCAGGTGCCGTTCCAGTCGAAGGAGATCGCTCAGCGACTGAATAATGACTATCGCATTCCGGTGCTGATCCGTATCGAACCGGACCGCTTCCAGAGCATGCTGGGCAAAGACTTTGATATTGAGCGTCATCTTAAAGACGGCATCAAAAGCGGCCTGCGCGCATCGCTCAAATCGGCGAACCTGATCACCGGCTCGCTCTATATCGACCTTGATTTTTACAGTAACGCCAAACCTTTCACCGGTCCGGACACCTTTGCGGGTTATGAACTCATTCCAACCACCAGCGGCGGCCTGGCGCAAATCCAGCAAAAGCTCATGGATGCACTGGATAAGATCAATAATCTGCCGCTGAATCCGATGATTAATCAGGCAACCGGCACGCTGAAGGAGAGCCAGCGGACGATGCGTGAACTGCAAAAAACGCTGGATAACGTTAATCAAATCACCAGCAGTCAGTCGATGAAGGATCTGCCAGCCGATATGCAGAAAACCCTTCGCGAGCTCAACCGCAGCATGAAGGGCTTCCAGCCTGGCTCACCGGCCTACACCAAAATGGTTGGCGATATGCAGAGGCTCGATCAGGTGATGC